CTCAGTGATGCTTTTTATGTCGCAGCTTTGTTTTTCCGACTCGTGATTTCGAGGCCACTTGTACAATGTCAGCTGAGTTTATGTTGTCTTAACGAGCCACGTTGTAGTGACCGCCTGCAGCCATATCAACGCTCTCTGCACGTGCTCGGTCAATACTTTCGGAGCGCGTATAGGTAAGCACGAGCACGATTGCCCAGGCAACCACCGGGCACGAGACCGTCAACCGGGGTTAACCGAGGACAGAGACCCACGGCGGCTGGATGGAGTTTGAGGCGTCCGGTATCGGGGAGGAGTGCGGTGTTTTCGGGTGTGTGGCCGCCGGAGAGTGGCCCACACAGCTGGAGGTGGCTCAGGTCTTAACTCTGGGACTTACGGCGTTACAACACCGGTAAGTTACTCTTGTAACGTGAGTGGTTTTTATCACAAATAACGGATAAAAACTAGGTTGACGTTAGCTGGTCAGAAAGTGTCCAAGACCAAACTGTTCAACAAAACCCTCTTTCCAAAAAGTTGTCATTTTGGGCTTAAACAGTTTAGCTTATGCTTCTCAAACTGAAGAGGAGGAAACATTGAAATGTAACCCAACAAGTCACACTTGGGCACTACAGGGGGGAAAAACGAGTAGAAAACAACGCTGAAGTTCCACTAGTCTCCTAGATAGCTAACTCTGCAAGCCTGGCCGGCCAAAGTGTTcaaatgtagctaacgttaaacatcagAGTAAACACTATACACGCAGCCACGACCTATGGCTGCAATCCCGACTAACTTTACGTGGACAAGCATGACTGACAGAGGGGCACCGAGGAAAGCGTGAACGAATTGAAGAAATTAAGTGTCACCATAAACTAAACACTGACTAACCGATTCACTCTCAAATATTACAATATGTAGCTAGAGGTGCAAATAACGGGctatattttcattgtcgattaatctgctGCTGAATTAATAAGTGTCTACTAAATGTCAAAAAGTAGGAACAACACATTTTCCCAGGGCCCAATATCATATTAATATAATCGATTTGCCTGTTTATTTTTGACCCGTGGTCCAAAACCTATTGATGAGTAGTAAttgattaattttctgtcattaaactaatcgattaatcgactcGCAGCTTTTAAAGATGACACAAAGACTCCTAAAAGGCAGAAATAAGATGTAGCCTATATAATCTGAGTTTACAACATTTCTTCCAGCACAGCAGCATCGTGTCTTTTCTGGACTTCTAAAGCCTGTTAAAGAATAATTTCTCAATTTACTTTGGTTGCATAATTGTTTGTACGGTTTATGACATGAGATTAGTAGGCAGTACCTCTTTCTCTGGGGATGGATTGGATGAGGCTATTGAACAGACTGAATTGATCTTCATTATCGGGATGTTATCCTGCTCTTCTTTACACTGGACCTCCACGTTATCAGAGCCGGTGTTCAGTTTTTTTACAGGCGTCTGGAGTGTAGGGTCTGAAAAAGGGAACAAAGGCAGATTTAAAATCTGATTATTATTCTTACCCAAATGCAGTTATTTTGGAGACCCTATGCTACTATAACATTTTACATCTTTATGGGTGAGaaaagtctcttttttttctcgtgGTCTGACAGTGAACATCATCATGAGTTGTGCCTCTTGTTAGCACTTACAACCGTACCTTTATCCATTATTTAATTGTGAGGCTCATGGGACTGAGTCAGAAATTACAGCCTTTTTTGTGGACATCATGTGAGTGACATAGCAAGTGATTACAGAGGGAGGCACATTTCAAACCTGGATCCACAGCTTTCCTCTTCATTCTTCTGCTTGCTGAATACATATCCTCTCTCTTTACATGTGTTTCAGAGGAGCCTGCAAACAACAATCACAGTTACAAGACAACAGGCCATTCTTTTAAAAGCGTAAAAAAGTGTTTATATTCTCGCTTTTGGAAAAGGTTCCCATGTAGCCTATTTCAAAGATAGTTCGCCTAAATTACAAACcattaaaaacagatttttAAATAGCTATCTTTGAGATTTCTACTCCTCTCCCAGTGCATGCACTTTAATAATTATAAGATCATCTCTATAAGAACCAGTCCACAGCGAGGTCTGTGAACAAAATATTCCttggcaatttggttgaacagactcttttaaaaatgtcaatcaTTGGTTGAAGTTTGGGAGATCATAATTTTAAAGTGATATTAGCAACATTTGAATTTTGTACATGTGAGTCATAGGCATAAGAGATGGTATGAATCTCTGCCTCTGTAGGTTTCATGAATGGATTTTGGTAATGGTAGTAGAAAGCTACGTGTGAATTGTTTTCTTCAAACACTACCcatgaataaataatgataCTGGGCTCACTCATTAATCTGTGCTGTTGATCCATGCAAAGCTCCTGGACTGCATGCAGCCTCGGATCTTCGTTTTTTGGTGCAACATCGAGGCAAATAGATGAGACAGAATCCGAACTACAAGTTCGGTCCTCAATTGCTCCCGCCACTGCGGCCGCCGTGTTCATCTTTGTCAAATAGACATCGACGTGATCGTTCTCCTCGCAGCCCTCCAACATGTTAAGTCTGCCTGAATCTGCTTGGTGGTCTGCAGCTCCCCCGTCATGCGGCGAGCCGTTGGTCGTGCGATTCATAATGGCATCCACCTCATCGTAGAACCTCATAAGGCGCCTCGGGTCGGCTTCATCGCTCTTTCCTCTTTGAAGCGAACGGTACAGGTACTTGAGGTTTTTGTACTTGGTGTGGCACTGCTTCCAGTCACGTTCAATGCCTTGCTGCATTAACCTGTTGGAGATCTGGACGAAGATGTCTCTCTTTCTAGTCGAGCTCTCCAACTGCCTGCACACGCGCTCATCGGACCAGACTCGAATCAGCGCTCGCACCTCCTGGTCGCTCCAGTTTCGGCCTGTGTCCGACACCATGACCACGTGAAACTGGTCGGAGCTGGATGGATCTGTGAGTGTTAAATGGGCATCTGGAATGAATAGAAAACAGatcagagaaagaaaatattacATATAATGTAAGTGCACTGGTTATTCATGTGGCGTACCTGCTCCTCTCCATTTTGCCTCCATGTCTCCGTCCATATCGTAATCATCGCTGTTATCATctgaaaattaaagaaaaaaatagaagtaGAGAAATGTATTGTTCTTTTAGCCTTTGAATACAAAACTACTGCAGACTGAATACATACCATCATCAATTTCAATGACAACCTCACTTTCTGAGGCTGGTGTCTGTAGCCTCCCTGCCCCCATTTCTTCATCATACAGCCTCTTCTGCATCTCCACGGTCCCGTTGTCCAGTCCGCGGTCCAGCAGAATGGCTTCCACCTCATCGAAGAACTTCATGTACTTTCCCGGGCCTCCTGCGCCGCTGCCTCCGACAGTGTGAGCACTTTTCGCAGTCTTGTAGTCGTATTTCAAGTTCTTGTATTTAGTTCGACATTGTTTCCAGTTGCGTATCACCCCAAAGTTTCTTTGCATCTGACGGGCCATCTCTTGGAAGATGGATTTGTTGCGCAGTGTGCACTTCAAGCGCTCTCGAACGCGCCGGTCAGcccagacgcacaacagggctCTCACCTCGTCGTCAGTCCAGTGGCGGCCCCCCTCCTCAGCCACACTCGCAGTGTAAGGAAGAGCCCGATGGATTAGACCCTTGATGCctgtacacacattcacatgctgTTGTTAACTTCGGCTCAGTTTTGATTTAGAAAATAAGTCGGAGCTTGTAAGAAAAAGGGTTTATTTTAATCTGACCTTAGactgtgtttaaaatgtttagatCAGGCAAAAgtactgctaaaaaaaaaaaaaaggtttgtacTTCAGTTTGAAGCTAAAACTAGTTTGACTGACATGCTTGTTTATCTCCTGATCTGTCAGTtgattaaatacaaaaaaaaatgtgttgagcGTTGCCATACGTCATGATCATCAGCGCTACCCCCTTGGGGTTGAACCTACATTTACCTTCCTGCTTTGGGATAGTGTCTGAGGAAGGGTAGCTCCCTCTTTTGCCAACATCTTCCACCTCTTCCTCCCAGCTCTCCCCTGGCCTTCCATCCACTGCTGGGCTGTAGTTTGCAGAagtgcctgctgctgctgctgctactgctgctgttgtGTCTGGCTTCCTGCTCTGGAGTCCCAGGCTCCTGCACTTGGCCTGACACTCCCACCAGCTGCGCACAACACTGAGCCTCCTCAGACGCTCTGAGATCAACTCAAATGTGCTTCTGCTCTCAGCTACGTGCTGAGCTCCCACCTCGTCCCACACTGACATGAGAGCCAGCACCTCTGCCTCCCCCCACTGCCTCTCCACCGAGCCTTTTTCCTCTGCCACCTCCCTATCAcctcctctttgtctctctgctcctctctcCATGTTTGAGCTGACCTGGAAACGCTTTCTTTTCCCCAATCCGTCTGTCTCTGCTGCCCGGTTCCCTAGGCAACCAGGCGGCTAAGCCTGAAAGCAACGCCTCCATGCTGAAAAGCAGCCTCACCACTGGCTTAAGCTGTGTGCCGAGGGGGAGGGGCCAACTGTAATCCGAGAAGCAGCTTGGTATACAGGCTGAAACTGCAGCAAGGCGACTCTCCGTATATGGCAGCTCCACAGCAGAGAAGCAGACGTTTTGtggctcttttttcttttttttttcagcttctcCTTCCGGTTTCATTTTGCTTGAAACAAACCAGTTTGGTTTGCCTCGAGGCTCATACTCAGCTCTGACTATTGAACAAGTTTATTCATGTTTAATCCTGCAGGAAAAAGACTGAAAGACCATTCAATATTACACTCACTTCCCACTGATATATTTTGCTCTGTTGGATTTTACATGTGATTGCTTGTGTCTACTCAGGGGTCAGGAAAGTGCTGGGATTGTCACAAGTAATGGAGCCAGTCCACCCACGTACACAGCCCACAAGGTAACATTAGAGAAGAAGCCCCTTGTACTTTCAGACTGAAGCAGAGGTTAACTCACACTATACAAATACGGGTAACACTTTTGCTCCTTTTCATTAAAGCTGcaccataaataaaatgtatgtacACACCAAAACACAATTGCATTGACCGGTTGATAATTGCTGTGCTGGTTTGTTCTAAAGCTTCATCACACTGATTGTGACCTAGTTTCTCACTCTACAACATGATGCATattatatttacttttattatttgtgCAGATTGTGTAACTGACAACATCTCTCACTGATTCCTCttgctgttttattattattattttttttttagggaatGGGATTAGTGAGCAGTGCTTTCCCACCTGATGCTCTTCTGAAGCTGCGCTATGGTAACCTCGGTATTTGTCACACACGCTATTCAACTACTGGGATCTCAGAGCTGCAGAACTGCCAGCCCTTTGTGGTGGATACACTGCATGGCAAGATTGCCGTAGCACACAATGGAGAGCTGATTAATGCGCATGCCCTGCGGAAAAAAGTGAGGATGGCCTCTTAACTTACAGAACCTGGTGCATATCAGTGGCCCTTCCTGCCTACTCTGTTGGATTTTGTCTGCACAAATAAAAACCTGCAATGCAATATATGCTACTTATGATGAACCAGGCTTCTATATACAGTGTGCATAACATCTATTTAATCTGTCAGTGTTATGCTTGTGTAGGTGTCataactttcttcttttataACGAATAAATGCTTGCAAGAAataaactttatatatatatttatttatttatttatttatttatttatttattctgaaTGAGTCATTGTAAATGTGCTGTGCAGGTAATGCGCCATGGTGTGGGCCTCTCCACCAGCTCAGACAGCGAGCTCATCACCCAACTGCTGGCATTGACTCCACCTATGGAGGAGCAGGACGCACCAGACTGGGTTGCCAGGTCAGTGTTGTGACCTGATGCtgcataaatatattaaaaaaaaacctttttaaatacCTGTTGTTTTGTATTGTAGGATTAAAAATCTGATGACTGAGACCCCTACATCGTACTCCCTGTTGGTGATGTTCAAAGATGTTATCTATGCGGTGCGTGACCCATACGGAAATCGACCTCTCTGCATCGGACGGGTCGTTCCTGTCTCTAAACTGCACAGTTCAGGTATTCTCagcatgtttgttttacatGTGACCGTCAAGTCGGACACTAAACTTTTTAAAAGACCCTAATATCTACTGATAAACACGCCAGGCGTGTCAGAGGCTGGTGGGTGATTAACGTCATTCTTTGTCCCTTTTTGGTGAGGTGCCGAAGAGGAGGACACTGAGGGGTGGGTTGTGTCGTCCGAGTCCTGCAGCTTCCAGTCCATCGGTGCCAAGTCAGTTTTCACCGCAAATGTAACGTCTTCTGCATTATGTTGGAAGTGTTGTGGGTAATGACCATTTTCATGTCCTTCCCGGTCCTCAGGTATTACAGAGAGGTCTTACCAGGAGAGATAGTCCAGATATCCAACCACGGGGTCAAGTCTCTAAGTGTTGTCCCTCGCCCTGAAGGAGACCTCCCTGCCTTCTGCATATTTGAATATGTGTACTTTGCCAGACCGGACTCTATTTTTGAAGGTTTGAATATTTTTTATGGACCatcctttaaagtgctcatattatgctcattttcaagttcataattgtatttagaggttgtaccagaatgggtttatgtggtttaattttcaaaaaacaccacgttttgttttactgcacattgctgcagctcctcttttcaccctgtgtgttgagctctctgttttagctacagagtgaagcatctaacttctgttccatctttgttgggaatcgcacatgctcagtagctaggtaaggactactagccagtcagaagcagagtatgagggcgtgccacgctagcagctaggcgagcattataacgtgtgttacaaagtgaccacgtttgtctctgaagtaaaggctggactacaatagagctgtttggagctgtttgtgaacagtgttttctgttggagatggtaagtccctttgggggggactttgggctttttcactttgtaaacctgtcaattgcacaaaaaaagatacataacacaataaaggaaaggggggaaaaagccaaaaagcataatatgagcactttaaataccACTCTGATTTtaactgtttgtctttgttgttaaattattaaattcCGTTTTATCTAAGTTCAATTATTACATGTTCAGTATTTTATATCGCTGTGCTGCAGGTCAGATGGTCTACACCGTCAGGCAGCGCTGTGGTCGGCAGTTAGCCATCGAGGCTCCAACAGACGCAGACGTGGTCAGCACTGTGCCAGAGTCTGCGACTCCTGCTGCACTGGGCTACGCTCAGCAGGTCTGTCTCCAAGCTGTCTGCTCGAATTCTGTAAAAGAAATGGATGGACGTCTGTCCTCACAAGCTTCCCTCCTCTTGTTCTCCTCACAGTCTGGGCtgccatatatagaggttctgTGTAAGAACCGCTACGTCGGGAGAACATTTATTCAACCAAATACCCGGCTGAGACAGCTAGGAGTTGCCAAGAAATTTGGGGCTCTGACAGACAACTTTGCTGGGAAACGAGTGGTGCTGGTAGATGACTCCATCGTCCGAGGCAACACCATCTCCCCCATTATAAAACTGCTGAAGGACGCCGGTGCAACGGAGGTTTGTtgcggtaacactttacttgaaggtatctacataagagtgacatgacaccgtcatgaaccctaacttgtcatgacaaaaaaacgaATGACACTTACCTGACActtaaaagaagcgttatgtcataaacgttcatgacttgtttatgttttaatttatactgtttattgatccccagtggggaaattacaatttacactatgtttgttagaaatcaatacacacagacatgcttaggacctattcatgcacaaatggagagatgtcagagtgagtgacctgccagtgctggaccagcgccctgagtggtttgtgggggtggggggggtacggtgccttgcGCAAGAGCccctggcagtgcccaggaggtgaactggcatctcttcagctaccaatccacacgctgtactttggtccgtactctccggttcccaacccaagtccctacggactgatCGACTGCCACCcaatgacacgttcatgacagtgtcgtgtcactcttatgtagataccttcaagtaaagtataACCGATGTTACATACTCCTGTTTATGTGGTGACATGACACAATGTTTTAACAGTGGTCCATAACCTGAGGACGTGGACCCCAAAAAGGGTCCCAAGATAATTTTGAGGGGTCccaataacttttttttatatatatatataatcgtGCATATGGCTAATATAACTTAACTGCTTCCATAGCATTTTATTGTAAACGCTCCACCTCGCCTGCAATACTCCACTGTCAgaagaaattaatatttttatgaaatataatgcTTATTAACTGTCAGtgaaaacaatatatattttttttctttcctgaaaacagaacagaaaaactAGTTTTAAGTGGTTGAGATTATATGGTCCCCCCGCCACGAATGGTACACCAGATGTACAAATATAAATGATATGCAAAATATTACAGATTGACCGATTATCGCGCGACACTTGAATATCAGATGCTGATCAGAATGATGGTCAAAAGGGGAAACTTTAAAACCCAAACGACCAGTTTGTAACAGAGTAAAATTCTGTTTGGTTTTTTCCTCCTCGACAGGTCCACATCAGGGTGGCCTCTCCACCCATCAGACACCCTTGCTACATGGGCATTAATATTCCCACCAAGGAGGAGCTCATCGCCAACAAGCCAGAGTTTCAGGACATTGCTGGATACATTGGTAAGAGCAAATATAGTAGTACATATCACTGACAACGATCAAAATAGATGTACCGTTTAAAATGGTAGCATCTTAGTTTCTGAATCAAAATTCATATATTGGAACAAAGTGATGAAGTTAATGTGTCATCCTTTCTCTTGATCTTTGCTGCTGTATTGTGACTTCAGTTGGATTGGTGCATCtcagttaaagtgctcatattatgcttttcggcccgttataggtttacaaagtgaaaaagcccaaagtccaccccaaaagggacttaccagagcctgtctatggagagcctgttcactccctattaagccccattgtaccaacccggaattttcccgagagtggaagttctccccttattgGACATTCTctgggacttaccatctccaacaagaaacactgttcacaaacagctccaaacagctctattgtagtccagcctttacttcagagacaaacgtgcgtcactttgtaacacacgttataatgctcgcctagctgctagcatggcacgccctcatactctgcttctgactggctagtagtccttacctaggtactgagcatgtgcgactcccaacaaagatggaacagaagtgagatgcctcactctgtagctaaaacagagagctcaacacacagggtgaaaagaggagctgcagcaatgtgcagtacaacaaaaatacggtgtcttttgaaaataaaaccatgtaaacctatcctGGTACACACTCTATAtaaaattatgaacctgaaaataagcactTAACACTTGAACTGTTTTGTAGGTGCCGCCAGTGTTCAGTATCTGACTGTGGAGGGCCTGGTATCAGCCGTTCAGGAGGGAATCTCCTCCCTCCAGCAGAAGGACAAGATCAGCTCCAATAACAAGTCCAGCAAGCGAGTGGGCCACTGCACTGCCTGTCTGACTGGGAAGTACCCAGTGGAGCTGGAGTGGTAACGCCATGACTGACCAGAGTTAGAGCAGCAGCACTGTGGGTTTACTGCAAGCGCCTGCATGTGAATGTAATGTTCTCTGTAGACTAGAAAACAGGCTGGGCATTTGTATACTGCTATCTGGGACACTAAATACACGCAGTAGTTTCACATTTCAAGCCTTAACAAGACAGGAGTGTCAAATAGAATGTACTATGTCAGAAAAGCGCACAAGGCCCGTGACCAAAATGTTAAATTGTCTTTATTTTCCTTGTCACGTTTACTTTTCTACCTTTTACCTTAAATGAAACATTATGCTCTTTTGTTTTGGGTCTGACTGTtgcatattttgtttttctaacTTTAAATCTTGCATGAAATATAATGGAAAAGAAATGATAAACATTAACTATAATAAACAATATCTACAATGACAAGTAATTGGTCTTTTTTTCAGAAACTGCATTTTGACATTGGcaattttatttcaataataaaCAGATAACAAGAAATAACCATGAGGCTGTATTAACTGAGGTAATGATGTACCACAGCACAATCGAAAAAGTTAAGATTAGACAAATAGATGGTTTGACAGTACTcctaaaaattaaataaaaaaaaaaatttaaaaacatccaaacagGAACACACACTTGGATAGAAAACAAATGGATACATAATGACCACTAAAAATGTAACGTGCAGCAGTTCAATGATACAATTTACTGAGCTCACATTACCAAATGCTTTCAGTTGGTTATCATGGAATTTTTTTCACCAATAGTTGTATCCGAAGCTTTCAGAAATACTTTCATACTGACATTTGTTACACGACAAAATAGTTTTCCTTCTTCTGCGGGCAGGCTGGTGTAATCCCTGTTCACCATTTTCTGCACATGTCGGGTAAGAAAAGAGTGATTATGAAAACGCATGAATGCTCAGAGGCCAGAAAACAAACACTGTATGTAGTAATCACCTGGGGGAGAAGCCATGGGCCATTCTGCTCTCGAGTGAACTTCCtgttgaatgaatcaaatagaGTAAAGGAATTGGTGATGAAAGGACTTAAACAAATTAAGCAGTTTTGTTTAACAGCAGACGGGACATAAATAAAGGCTCCAGGAGCACAATACCGTGTTTTATAGAGGCTCACCCATGCCAGAAAAATCCGCTGCAGACACGTGGCGGTGCCGCCTCATCCAGGTTTCCTGATGCGTGTCTGCTGAGCGCCTCTGGGGGCTGAATCTCGGAGACGTGCTGGGTTTAGTGGAGCTATAGGAGAGGCCGTAATGAGGCTGCTCGTACTCTGACTGAGAGAGACGGCGCCTCAGCATCTCTTTCCCGTGGCGATAGGACCCCGGGGAGGATGGGCAGTACTCGTCCCTAAGGCGTTTGGACTGGGGGTGGCTGCCCCAGTCCAACTCCCTGTGGCGTTTCCTCAGGAGGGAGCGGTGGGGCGACAAGGCGAGAGCCGCCAGAGCTGAGGAAGAGGGGCTTCTGCCGGCCTCGGAGCTTTGGGCGCAGAGGCGACAGGGAAGCCTGTTGAAGACGGATGATTTGTTCTGGCAGACAAACTTGTGGTAGAGCTTGAGGAAGTCCTCGTCAAGCTTCTTCGGGGAGTAAGAGATGCGGATGGATGGCAGGGAGGAGTCGAAAGAAAGGTGCCGCCGGAGCCTGTCGCGGCCTCTCGTTCCCGGGGCCACCTGAGGTGAACGCAGCTGTGGGTGGAGGGAGTGATGGGAGTCTTGAGGATGAAGCATCCTCTGTGGCACAGTTGGCTTTTGTGGAGGGGTGGACATTAACCTGGGCTTCGTAGGCTCTCTGGAAAAGCTTTCCACAGAATGCGCTTTGGGGCTTCTGGAAAAGGCTTGAGGCGATCTACCGAGGCTGGTCGTCACCCTGGCTTGGGAGGGGCTTTGCCTGACCGGGGAGCCGTAGACGTCTGGTCTCTCTCTCGCAGCGGTGGCTTCCGATGCACACGGGGAACCGCCAACAGTCTGCAGCGAGTGTGCAGTGAAAGAAAGCCTTTTGGACCCGAGAGACGGGTCCAAGTATGCTCTTGCTGCAGGATAGCAAGGCCGGGAAGGACTGAACTTGTAAATGGAGGGCTGTTCTCCTAGCCGGGACACTTCGCACACGGTGAAGGTCTCGTTCAGCGAGCTCTCGTTTGGCACGAAGGTGTCGTTCAGCGAGCTCTCGTTTGGCACGAAGAACTCTGTGGGACCAGAGAGGTCCATGGCGAGAATAGGCTTGTGCTGCTCTCTTCTCACCCTCCCAGGAGACTGCTGCTGTACTTGCCAATCCTGCATATTTGTTACATTCTGCAATGGAGACTGAGGGGCAGTTTGGGTCCCCACGAACTGTCTTTTCGTGGGGCTGTTGGTGTTCTCTTTGAGCGGCGTCTGGCTGGTCATGTTTTTTTGGTTTCTGTTGGTGTGTCTCAGCGCGACAACGAAGGTTTTGCTGAGACTGCTTCGGTTCGACTGCTGTCGCCACCTGCGGTACCTCCGCAGCACCGAGCTGGCTGCCTCAGAGACGTGCTGCCGATGCCAGGCCCTCCCTATTCGACTGATCATGCTGGGGTAGAGCTCCACCAAAGAGCTGCCCTGACTTCTCAGACTCATCTCCAGATCATCGTCTTGCTCCTCAGGCTGGACCTCCATCTCAGAAATGGTTCTCTGACTCT
The Perca fluviatilis chromosome 9, GENO_Pfluv_1.0, whole genome shotgun sequence genome window above contains:
- the ppat gene encoding amidophosphoribosyltransferase isoform X2, translating into MEFEASGIGEECGVFGCVAAGEWPTQLEVAQVLTLGLTALQHRGQESAGIVTSNGASPPTYTAHKGMGLVSSAFPPDALLKLRYGNLGICHTRYSTTGISELQNCQPFVVDTLHGKIAVAHNGELINAHALRKKVMRHGVGLSTSSDSELITQLLALTPPMEEQDAPDWVARIKNLMTETPTSYSLLVMFKDVIYAVRDPYGNRPLCIGRVVPVSKLHSSEEDTEGWVVSSESCSFQSIGAKYYREVLPGEIVQISNHGVKSLSVVPRPEGDLPAFCIFEYVYFARPDSIFEGQMVYTVRQRCGRQLAIEAPTDADVVSTVPESATPAALGYAQQSGLPYIEVLCKNRYVGRTFIQPNTRLRQLGVAKKFGALTDNFAGKRVVLVDDSIVRGNTISPIIKLLKDAGATEVHIRVASPPIRHPCYMGINIPTKEELIANKPEFQDIAGYIGAASVQYLTVEGLVSAVQEGISSLQQKDKISSNNKSSKRVGHCTACLTGKYPVELEW
- the ppat gene encoding amidophosphoribosyltransferase isoform X1: MEFEASGIGEECGVFGCVAAGEWPTQLEVAQVLTLGLTALQHRGQESAGIVTSNGASPPTYTAHKGMGLVSSAFPPDALLKLRYGNLGICHTRYSTTGISELQNCQPFVVDTLHGKIAVAHNGELINAHALRKKVMRHGVGLSTSSDSELITQLLALTPPMEEQDAPDWVARIKNLMTETPTSYSLLVMFKDVIYAVRDPYGNRPLCIGRVVPVSKLHSSGAEEEDTEGWVVSSESCSFQSIGAKYYREVLPGEIVQISNHGVKSLSVVPRPEGDLPAFCIFEYVYFARPDSIFEGQMVYTVRQRCGRQLAIEAPTDADVVSTVPESATPAALGYAQQSGLPYIEVLCKNRYVGRTFIQPNTRLRQLGVAKKFGALTDNFAGKRVVLVDDSIVRGNTISPIIKLLKDAGATEVHIRVASPPIRHPCYMGINIPTKEELIANKPEFQDIAGYIGAASVQYLTVEGLVSAVQEGISSLQQKDKISSNNKSSKRVGHCTACLTGKYPVELEW
- the paics gene encoding multifunctional protein ADE2 isoform X2, translated to MERGAERQRGGDREVAEEKGSVERQWGEAEVLALMSVWDEVGAQHVAESRSTFELISERLRRLSVVRSWWECQAKCRSLGLQSRKPDTTAAVAAAAAGTSANYSPAVDGRPGESWEEEVEDVGKRGSYPSSDTIPKQEGIKGLIHRALPYTASVAEEGGRHWTDDEVRALLCVWADRRVRERLKCTLRNKSIFQEMARQMQRNFGVIRNWKQCRTKYKNLKYDYKTAKSAHTVGGSGAGGPGKYMKFFDEVEAILLDRGLDNGTVEMQKRLYDEEMGAGRLQTPASESEVVIEIDDDDNSDDYDMDGDMEAKWRGADAHLTLTDPSSSDQFHVVMVSDTGRNWSDQEVRALIRVWSDERVCRQLESSTRKRDIFVQISNRLMQQGIERDWKQCHTKYKNLKYLYRSLQRGKSDEADPRRLMRFYDEVDAIMNRTTNGSPHDGGAADHQADSGRLNMLEGCEENDHVDVYLTKMNTAAAVAGAIEDRTCSSDSVSSICLDVAPKNEDPRLHAVQELCMDQQHRLMSSSETHVKREDMYSASRRMKRKAVDPDPTLQTPVKKLNTGSDNVEVQCKEEQDNIPIMKINSVCSIASSNPSPEKEDCRSVKNATMASTPELKLGQKLNEGKTKQIFELVDEPGLVLVQSKDQITAGNAVRKDQMEGKAAIANKTTSCVFKLLQESGIKTAYVKQHSDTAFIAAHCEMIPIEWVCRRVATGSFLKRNPGVKEGFRFSPLKMEMFFKDDANNDPQWSEEQLLEAKFSLAGLTIGQCEVDIMNRSTVAIFEILEKSWATQNCTLVDMKIEFGVNVKTQEIVLADVIDNDSWRLWPAGDRSQQKDKQVYRDLKEVTPEAMQMVKRNFEWVSERVKLLLEHQASGRVVVLMGSVSDMAHCEKIRKACTSYGIPCILRVTSAHKGPDETLRIKAEYEGDGVPTVFVAVAGRSNGLGPVMSGNTAYPVINCPPLTPDWGAQDVWSSLRMPSGLGCSTILSPEAAAQFAAQIFGLTDHLVWCKLRASMLNTWVSLKLADKKLQACSL
- the paics gene encoding multifunctional protein ADE2 isoform X1 codes for the protein MERGAERQRGGDREVAEEKGSVERQWGEAEVLALMSVWDEVGAQHVAESRSTFELISERLRRLSVVRSWWECQAKCRSLGLQSRKPDTTAAVAAAAAGTSANYSPAVDGRPGESWEEEVEDVGKRGSYPSSDTIPKQEGKCIKGLIHRALPYTASVAEEGGRHWTDDEVRALLCVWADRRVRERLKCTLRNKSIFQEMARQMQRNFGVIRNWKQCRTKYKNLKYDYKTAKSAHTVGGSGAGGPGKYMKFFDEVEAILLDRGLDNGTVEMQKRLYDEEMGAGRLQTPASESEVVIEIDDDDNSDDYDMDGDMEAKWRGADAHLTLTDPSSSDQFHVVMVSDTGRNWSDQEVRALIRVWSDERVCRQLESSTRKRDIFVQISNRLMQQGIERDWKQCHTKYKNLKYLYRSLQRGKSDEADPRRLMRFYDEVDAIMNRTTNGSPHDGGAADHQADSGRLNMLEGCEENDHVDVYLTKMNTAAAVAGAIEDRTCSSDSVSSICLDVAPKNEDPRLHAVQELCMDQQHRLMSSSETHVKREDMYSASRRMKRKAVDPDPTLQTPVKKLNTGSDNVEVQCKEEQDNIPIMKINSVCSIASSNPSPEKEDCRSVKNATMASTPELKLGQKLNEGKTKQIFELVDEPGLVLVQSKDQITAGNAVRKDQMEGKAAIANKTTSCVFKLLQESGIKTAYVKQHSDTAFIAAHCEMIPIEWVCRRVATGSFLKRNPGVKEGFRFSPLKMEMFFKDDANNDPQWSEEQLLEAKFSLAGLTIGQCEVDIMNRSTVAIFEILEKSWATQNCTLVDMKIEFGVNVKTQEIVLADVIDNDSWRLWPAGDRSQQKDKQVYRDLKEVTPEAMQMVKRNFEWVSERVKLLLEHQASGRVVVLMGSVSDMAHCEKIRKACTSYGIPCILRVTSAHKGPDETLRIKAEYEGDGVPTVFVAVAGRSNGLGPVMSGNTAYPVINCPPLTPDWGAQDVWSSLRMPSGLGCSTILSPEAAAQFAAQIFGLTDHLVWCKLRASMLNTWVSLKLADKKLQACSL